A portion of the Ascochyta rabiei chromosome 13, complete sequence genome contains these proteins:
- a CDS encoding Protein BZZ1, variant 2, with protein MEVDIAPQFGAELKDGFKTVNAWVSGGITWLDDIQQFYRERSAIEKEYSQKLSALAKKYYEKKARKVSSLSVGDTPTVTPGSLESASMTTWGAQLNTLEQRATEHEQFATALVSQLADPLKTLAARYEELRKLHGDYAAKLEKERDSQYAELRKTKGKYDSVCQEVENRRKKVDGAFDHGKSKARNAFEQHQIEMRNVKNTYLITINVTNKQKEMYYHEYVPELLDSMQDLSETRVNKLNAIWSLAASIETQTLTRSAEYLQHLSSEIPRNNPLLDSMMFVRHNAGGWQEPGDFQFEPSPVWLDDGNLAVDESAVIFLRNVLLKTKASLGDHRRDLDKKLKEVENAKALRRNIRDGKDKRDEVDVVRAIFAIQEAAHEIEKQKVSAEVEVSTITSVVGDVSIGARNHNFKSQTFKIPTNCDLCGDRIWGLSAKGFDCRDCGYTCHSKCELKVPADCPGEQTKEEKKKLKEERQKASHTVASTNGATTGSQSDMPRLGRSDTVNSMNTLSSGYSATAHRSISGGMSPTVEEPPAEKKAPAAGARKHRVVAPPPAAYVKSDDDAPPPTSGTPEVKGRMLYAYEAGGEGELTVADGRDVIILEPDDGSGWIKVRAGAKEGLVPASYVEIVAAATPPTTASTFSSTRPDSTYSASSASTTNLAAQLTGGKKKGPAVAPKRGAKKLKYVEALYEYNAQSDVEHSMAEGERFVLINMDTGDGWADVEKDGVVRSVPANYIQQV; from the exons ATGGAGGTCGACATTGCGCCCCAGTTCGGCGCTGAGCTGAAG GACGGTTTCAAGACGGTCAACGCCTGG GTCTCTGGAGGCATCACATGGCTCGACGACATCCAGCAGTTCTACCGCGAACGGAGCGCCATAGAGAAGGAGTACTCGCAGAAACTCAGCGCACTCGCAAAGAAGTACTATGAGAAGAAGGCGAGGAAAGTGAGCAGCCTGAGTGTTGGCGACACGCCAACCGTAACTCCAGGCTCGCTGGAAAG TGCCTCCATGACCACGTGGGGAGCTCAACTCAACACCCTCGAGCAACGCGCAACCGAACACGAGCAATTCGCCACTGCCCTTGTCTCACAGCTCGCCGACCCTCTCAAGACACTCGCGGCTCGATACGAAGAGCTTCGCAAGCTCCACGGTGACTACGCAGCAAAGCTCGAGAAGGAACGCGACAGTCAGTACGCCGAGCTACGCAAGACGAAGGGCAAGTATGACAGTGTGTGTCAGGAAGTCGAAAACCGCCGCAAGAAGGTTGACGGCGCCTTTGACCATGGAAAGAGCAAGGCGCGGAACGCCTTTGAACAGCATCAGATCGAGATGCGCAATGTCAAGAACACCTACCTCATCACCATCAACGTCACGAACAAGCAGAAAGAGATGTACTACCACGAATACGTCCCTGAACTTTTAGAC AGCATGCAGGATCTATCGGAGACTCGTGTCAACAAACTAAACGCCATCTGGTCCCTGGCAGCATCCATCGAAACTCAAACCCTCACGCGCAGTGCGGAATACCTGCAACACCTTTCCTCTGAGATCCCTCGCAACAACCCTCTCCTCGACTCCATGATGTTTGTCAGACACAACGCTGGTGGATGGCAGGAACCCGGCGACTTCCAGTTCGAGCCCAGTCCGGTGTGGCTCGATGACGGGAACCTCGCTGTTGATGAGTCTGCAGTAATCTTCTTACGGAACGTCTTGTTGAAGACGAAAGCTTCGTTAGGAGATCACCGCCGCGACCTCGACAAGAAGTTGAAGGAAGTTGAGAATGCAAAAGCTTTGCGACGAAACATCAGAGATGGGAAGGACAAGAGAGATGAGGTCGATGTTGTTCGTGCTATCTTTGCTATCCAGGAGGCGGCCCATGAGATCGAGAAGCAGAAGGTCAGCGCTGAAGTCGAAGTCTCGACAATCACTTCGGTTGTTGGCGACGTCAGCATTGGCGCGAGAAACCACAACTTCAAGTCCCAGACTTTCAAGATACCCACAAATTGCGATCTGTGCGGCGACCGTATATGGGGACTGTCTGCAAAGGGATTCGACTGCCGAGATTGCGGTTACACTTGTCACAGCAAGTGCGAGCTGAAGGTGCCGGCAGACTGCCCCGGCGAGCAGACGaaagaggagaagaagaagcttaaAGAGGAGCGACAAAAAGCTTCACACACCGTAGCGTCTACGAACGGCGCCACGACTGGCTCACAGTCCGATATGCCGCGTTTGGGCAGAAGCGACACCGTAAACTCGATGAACACCCTTAGCTCCGGATACTCTGCAACAGCGCACAGATCGATATCAGGTGGCATGTCACCTACTGTTGAGGAACCACCAGCAGAAAAGAAGGCACCGGCAGCCGGGGCTAGGAAACATCGAGTTGTTGCGCCACCGCCCGCTGCGTACGTCAAGTCGGATGATGATGCCCCGCCACCAACGTCAGGTACACCAGAGGTCAAGGGCAGGATGCTATATGCCTATGAGGCCGGCGGCGAAGGCGAATTGACGGTTGCCGATGGGCGAGACGTCATCATTCTGGAACCTGATG ACGGGTCTGGTTGGATCAAAGTCCGTGCCGGAGCCAAGGAGGGTCTTGTGCCTGCCTCATATGTGGAAATCGTTGCTGCAGCAACACCGCCCACTACTGCGTCTACCTTCTCGTCAACGCGGCCCGACTCAACATATTCTGCATCGTCAGCCTCTACGACAAATCTCGCAGCTCAGTTGACAGGCGGAAAGAAGAAAGGCCCAGCTGTGGCACCCAAGCGAGGCGCGAAGAAGCTCAAATACGTCGAAGCGTTGTACGAGTACAACGCACAAAGCGACGTAGAGCATTCGATGGCCGAGGGGGAGCGATTCGTTCTTATCAACATGGATACTGGAGACGGGTGGGCGGATGTCGAGAAAGACGGCGTAGTACGGAGTGTTCCTGCAAACTACATTCAGCAGGTCTAG
- a CDS encoding Protein BZZ1, translating to MEVDIAPQFGAELKDGFKTVNAWVSGGITWLDDIQQFYRERSAIEKEYSQKLSALAKKYYEKKARKVSSLSVGDTPTVTPGSLESASMTTWGAQLNTLEQRATEHEQFATALVSQLADPLKTLAARYEELRKLHGDYAAKLEKERDSQYAELRKTKGKYDSVCQEVENRRKKVDGAFDHGKSKARNAFEQHQIEMRNVKNTYLITINVTNKQKEMYYHEYVPELLDASTYPLTRELGTDDPDRACRIYRRLVSTN from the exons ATGGAGGTCGACATTGCGCCCCAGTTCGGCGCTGAGCTGAAG GACGGTTTCAAGACGGTCAACGCCTGG GTCTCTGGAGGCATCACATGGCTCGACGACATCCAGCAGTTCTACCGCGAACGGAGCGCCATAGAGAAGGAGTACTCGCAGAAACTCAGCGCACTCGCAAAGAAGTACTATGAGAAGAAGGCGAGGAAAGTGAGCAGCCTGAGTGTTGGCGACACGCCAACCGTAACTCCAGGCTCGCTGGAAAG TGCCTCCATGACCACGTGGGGAGCTCAACTCAACACCCTCGAGCAACGCGCAACCGAACACGAGCAATTCGCCACTGCCCTTGTCTCACAGCTCGCCGACCCTCTCAAGACACTCGCGGCTCGATACGAAGAGCTTCGCAAGCTCCACGGTGACTACGCAGCAAAGCTCGAGAAGGAACGCGACAGTCAGTACGCCGAGCTACGCAAGACGAAGGGCAAGTATGACAGTGTGTGTCAGGAAGTCGAAAACCGCCGCAAGAAGGTTGACGGCGCCTTTGACCATGGAAAGAGCAAGGCGCGGAACGCCTTTGAACAGCATCAGATCGAGATGCGCAATGTCAAGAACACCTACCTCATCACCATCAACGTCACGAACAAGCAGAAAGAGATGTACTACCACGAATACGTCCCTGAACTTTTAGACGCAAGTACATACCCACTCACACGCGAGCTTGGCACTGACGATCCAGACAGAGCATGCAGGATCTATCGGAGACTCGTGTCAACAAACTAA
- a CDS encoding Protein BZZ1, producing MRYQVIAIFAAAAAVTAAKPHQRIYHHGHAHVRRMARPDSAVYAPAPVETVIVYELDGRLISEDEARRGIANGTLRWGDDGILSTFTTGPIALPTTPPTPSPEVKDPVQKQPPTTEVHQIETQQSSLPVKEAPTTVVPAPSSAPAPSQDPAPISAPDASPDDPNDLVDKDGNCASCDKPFPNGVIPCSQFPYGYGAMPLGNEGLGGWSGIQDPGYRGGDGFDNIRTIVKGSCSDGSCCTEGTYCSYGCPNPYLKLSFPKKQGKTGQTVGGLYCNDQGMLEMADGSIGKTLCGKGSNKMTVKVQNKLSKPVSICRTDYPGTESMTFPLTVGPGETGYLANPDQSKYFFWEGKPTSAHYYVNKQGVPESEACTWGQDGKGVGNWSPTIFGTSFDDLASNVGYSSLKQNELNWNEKLDYSITFTGDGVTNACKYKASTGRYGQGDKWFDSNKDGCTAGIKEGGTLTLVLTDD from the exons ATGAGATACCAAGTTATTGCTATCttcgctgctgccgctgcagTTACCGCAGCCAAACCCCACCAGCGCATCTACCATCATGGTCACGCGCATGTAAGGCGAATGGCCCGCCCAGACAGCGCTGTGTATGCGCCAGCGCCCGTTGAAACCGTCATCGTATATGAATTGGACGGCCGTCTTATCTCAGAGGATGAAGCTCGAAGAGGTATCGCCAATGGCACTTTGCGTTGGGGTGATGACGGTATCCTATCGACCTTTACTACAGGCCCGATCGCTCTCCCCACAACTCCACCGACCCCCTCACCTGAGGTGAAGGATCCTGTGCAGAAGCAGCCGCCCACCACAGAGGTTCACCAGATCGAGACTCAACAATCATCTCTGCCTGTCAAGGAGGCTCCCACTACAGTCGTACCTGCTCCCTCGTCAGCGCCGGCCCCATCGCAAGACCCAGCTCCGATCTCAGCGCCAGACGCGTCGCCAGATGACCCTAACGACTTGGTCGACAAGGACGGCAATTGTGCATCATGCGACAAGCCATTTCCCAACGGCGTCATCCCCTGCAGCCAGTTCCCGTACGGCTATGGTGCCATGCCCCTCGGCAACGAGGGCCTCGGAGGCTGGTCTGGCATCCAAGATCCTGGATACCGTGGCGGCGATGGCTTTGACAACATCAGAACCATTGTCAAAGGATCATGTTCGGATGGTTCGTGTTGCACAGAAGGGACTTACTGCTCATATGGATGTCCAAACCCTTATCTCAAGCTGTCATTCCCCAAGAAGCAAGGCAAGACAGGACAGACCGTTGGCGGATTGTATTGCAACGACCAAGGCATGCTGGAGATGGCGGATGGCTCTATCGGCAAGACGCTCTGCGGTAAAGGCTCCAACAAGATGACAGTAAAGGTGCAGAACAAGCTCTCAAAGCCGGTTTCTATCTGCCGCACCGACTATCCGG GAACTGAGTCTATGACCTTCCCACTTACTGTCGGCCCTGGCGAGACGGGCTATCTGGCCAACCCGGATCAGAGCAAGTACTTCTTTTGGGAGGGAAAACCTACGTCTGCCCATTATTACGTCAACAAGCAGGGCGTGCCTGAGAGCGAGGCTTGCACCTGGGGTCAGGACGGTAAGGGTGTTGGCAACTGGTCGCCTACAATCTTCGGCACCTCCTTCGACGACCTCGCCTCCAACGTTGGCTATTCCAGTTTGAAGCAGAACGAGCTGAATTGGAACGAGAAGCTTGACTACTCGATCACATTTACTGGTGACGGTGTCACAAACGCGTGCAAGTACAAGGCATCCACTGGTAGATATGGTCAGGGCGATAAATGGTTCGACAGCAACAAGGATGGCTGCACC GCTGGCATCAAAGAGGGCGGTACTCTCACTCTAGTCCTCACTGATGACTAG
- a CDS encoding Nicotinamide N-methyltransferase yields MASDDEGGLDLFQEPADYFEPEKEATFATHQLLSGKEFTVRLVGHNPLWGHFLWNAGRTISAYLEEHAGDLVAGKTVLELGAGAGLPSLVCALNGASQVVVTDYPDADLIENLRYNIDHCDMLPTPRRIAAEGYLWGASTQTVTSHLDNDGGFDVLILADLLFNHSEHTKLIKTVELTLKKSPGSKAYVFFTPYRPWLFEKDLAFFDLAREAGFSVTKTLEKVMDKVMFKEDPGDELLRRTVYGYELTWSS; encoded by the exons ATGGCTTCAGATGACGAGGGAGGCTTGGACCTCTTCCAGGAGCCTGCTGATTATTTCGAACCAGAGAAGGAAGCAACTTTTGCTACCCACCAGTTGCTATCTGGGAAAGAATTTACTGTGCGGTTGGTGGGACACAATCCACTGTGG GGGCATTTTCTGTGGAACGCCGGACGCACAATCTCAGCGTATCTCGAGGAGCATGCGGGAGACTTGGTAGCAGGAAAGACGGTACTCGAACTTGGCGCTGGGGCTGGACTTCCTAGTCTGGTCTGTGCTCTCAATGGAGCCTCACAAGTGGTCGTAACGGACTATCCTGATGCTGATTTGATTGAAAACCTTCGGTACAACATTGATCATTGTGATATGTTACCCACGCCAAGAAGGATCGCTGCAGAG GGCTATCTGTGGGGTGCATCGACCCAAACAGTGACAAGCCACCTAGACAACGATGGAGGATTCGATGTGCTTATTCTTGCAGATCTTCTTTTCAACCACTCTGAGCACACAAAGCTCATTAAAACGGTGGAGCTGACCTTGAAGAAGTCACCAGGCTCTAAAGCTTACGTATTCTTCACGCCATATCGGCCCTGGCTTTTCGAGAAGGACCTCGCTTTCTTCGACTTGGCTCGTGAGGCTGGATTTAGTGTGACCAAAACACTCGAGAAG GTCATGGACAAGGTCATGTTCAAGGAAGATCCCGGA GATGAGCTTCTCCGTCGTACAGTCTACGGCTATGAACTCACTTGGTCGAGCTGA
- a CDS encoding 4-coumarate--CoA ligase produces MVIQSRWNIPVAPVSLPTFIFDSPHGELPKTAAYLSAVEPDKHFLSLDDYRLYAKRLASGLRRAGLQPGERVLLFSGNTLFFPSVIMGVIMAEGVFTGANPTYVARELAYQLKDSGAKYLICAEASLDTGLAAALEVGMAADRVFIFDDGTATFEGRKVEKDTQLGRVRHWTSLLDTEQNGHTYAWPDLKTPEELDRTVALNYSSGTTGVAKGVMITHRNYVANCTQQIYMQTLSPKYQQSLPKKRLLCFLPMYHAMAQAIFCVNAIKQRIPVYVLQKFDFLEMLTYVQKYGITDLVLVPPVLVAMAKHPATKKFDLSSVENVSSGAAPLGREASQEFEKLWKNGQVNVRQGWGMTEVTCAATMFDPSKYSASFSVGELVPNCEAKIVLDDEGKVEARQGERGEIWVRGPNVMKGYWNKPDATEGTFGPGRWLKTGDVAYVDEEGNFFIVDRKKELIKVKGLQVAPAELEAMLLDHPEVQDAAVIGVPHNGDEAPRAYIVPQNPDKATPELAEAIRSWLTERVSRHKRLEGGVHFIDAVPKNPSGKIQRKLLREQAALADTKAKL; encoded by the exons ATGGTCATTCAATCCCGCTGGAACATACCCGTCGCGCCCGTCTCGCTCCCGACCTTCATCTTCGACTCGCCGCACGGCGAGCTGCCCAAGACAGCTGCCTATCTGTCGGCAGTAGAGCCGGACAAGCACTTTCTCTCCCTCGACGACTACCGCCTGTATGCGAAGCGCCTGGCGTCTGGCCTGCGGCGCGCGGGCTTGCAGCCTGGCGAGCGCGTGCTGCTGTTCTCGGGCAACACGCTTTTCTTCCCGTCCGTGATCATGGGCGTCATCATGGCCGAGGGTGTCTTTACGGGCGCAAATCCGACGTACGTTGCGCGCGAGCTGGCATACCAGCTGAAAGACTCGGGCGCCAAGTACCTGATTTGCGCGGAAGCAAGCCTGGACACGGGGCTGGCGGCGGCACTAGAAGTTGGTATGGCGGCGGACCGCGTGTTTATCTTCGACGACGGGACCGCAACGTTTGAGGGCCGCAAGGTGGAGAAGGATACCCAGTTGGGCCGCGTACGGCACTGGACGTCTCTCCTCGATACGGAGCAGAATGGCCATACGTACGCCTGGCCCGATCTCAAGACGCCAGAAGAGCTAGACAGGACGGTGGCGCTCAACTACTCCAGCGGCACCACGGGCGTAGCCAAAGGTGTCATGATCACGCACCGCAACTACGTCGCAAACTGCACGCAGCAGATCTACATGCAAACGCTGTCGCCCAAGTACCAGCAGAGCCTACCCAAGAAGCGGCTGCTGTGCTTCCTGCCCATGTACCACGCCATGGCACAGGCCATATTCTGCGTCAACGCAATCAAGCAGCGCATCCCTGTGTACGTGCTGCAGAAGTTCGACTTCCTGGAGATGCTCACGTACGTGCAAAAGTACGGCATCACGGATCTCGTGCTTGTACCGCCTGTGCTGGTCGCCATGGCCAAGCACCCAGCGACCAAGAAGTTCGACCTCAGCAGCGTCGAGAATGTGAGTAGCGGCGCCGCACCGCTAGGAAGGGAAGCCTCCCAAGAATTTGAAAAGCTGTGGAAGAACGGACAAGTCAACGTCCGGCAAGGATGGGGCATGACCGAAGTAACGTGTGCGGCGACCATGTTCGATCCGTCCAAATACTCAGCGTCCTTCTCCGTGGGCGAGCTGGTGCCCAACTGCGAAGCCAAGATCGTGCTCGACGACGAGGGCAAGGTCGAAGCGCGGCAGGGCGAGCGGGGGGAGATATGGGTGCGAGGGCCGAACGTGATGAAGGGGTACTGGAACAAGCCTGACGCTACCGAGGGGACGTTTGGGCCGGGGAGGTGGTTGAAGACGGGGGACGTAGCTTATGTGGATGAGGAAGGGAACTTCTTCATTGTGGATCGCAAGAAGGAGCTCATCAAGGTCAAGGGGCTGCAGGTTGCGCCGGCGGAGCTGGAGGCCATGTTGCTGGATCATCCGGAAGTGCAGGACGCGGCTGTTATCGGCGTGCCTCA CAATGGCGATGAAGCGCCGAGGGCGTATATCGTGCCTCAGAATCCCGACAAAGCCACGCCTGAGCTCGCCGAAGCTATCAGGTCGTGGCTTACAGAGCGCGTGTCGAGACATAAGCGGCTGGAGGGTGGTGTGCATTTCATTGATGCGGTGCCTAAGAATCCA TCTGGGAAGATTCAGAGGAAGCTATTGAGGGAGCAGGCTGCGCTTGCGGATACGAAGGCTAAGTTGTAG
- a CDS encoding Transcription factor mbp1 (MBF subunit p120), with protein MSSVVGRRSSVGWGQRGLGGASDGTGTGTRVDFTASARDQLLLHATPDPDERRSTSATSPRRTQPDVARRCQPCCAPASATMPPLPDGKVYSATYSNVPVYEVNVNGNHVMRRRADDWINATHILKVADYDKPARTRILEREVQKGVHEKVQGGYGKYQGTWIPLDDGRLLAERNGVLDKMRAILDYLPGDRSPPPAPKHATAASNRMKPPRQSAAAARAAKSATAAANAIASANAAQKHVYSLESIQSFVGAHSHASDDPYDTHSQLPSHAHSHAHSHSHSHSHSHSHVFRDDTPDNETVVSESMLGDHDLLDAAHYSADSRKRKRGMDQMSLLDQQHQIWADQLLDYFMLLDHKDAYSWPEPPPGINLDRPIDEKGHAAMHWAAAMGDVAVVKELIHRGARIDCLSNNLETPLMRAVMFTNNFDKETMPSMVKIFQQTVHRTDWFGSTVFHHIAATTSSSNKYVCARWYLDCIINKLSETWIPDEVTRLLNAADQNGDTAIMIAARNGARKCVRSLLGRNVSVDVPNKKGETADDLIRDLNSRRRMHGRPRQPSSSPFAPPPEHRLNGFGRDLEGGPLLPVQLPNARAERSPPHQYRSQTASHLMTKVAPTLLEKCEELALAYESELQEKEAESFDASRVVKRRQAELEAVRKQVSELENRVLDLDDEDVDTRQEDELSQLVAEAESLLEIEQKAELRRLLSATPQQAASTSTSTSTSTSDDAHDKLRLALLLYRAQLERRDLVRAVVANLSVAGMSERQGVYKGLIAKALGEREEDVESMLPEILRELEEAQTQERAEGLETSPL; from the coding sequence ATGTCGTCGGTCGTCGGTCGTCGGTCGTCGGTCGGCTGGGGCCAGCGAGGGCTTGGCGGGGCCAGCGACGGGACAGGGACAGGGACACGCGTCGACTTCACCGCGTCGGCGCGAGATCAGCTGCTTCTCCACGCGACGCCCGACCCTGACGAGCGACGCTCCACATCCGCCACTTCCCCCCGCCGGACGCAGCCAGACGTTGCCAGACGTTGCCAGCCGTGCTGTGCCCCGGCCAGCGCCACGATGCCGCCGCTGCCCGACGGCAAGGTCTACTCGGCGACGTACAGCAACGTGCCCGTGTACGAGGTCAACGTCAACGGCAACCATGTGATGCGCCGGCGCGCCGACGACTGGATCAACGCAACGCACATCCTCAAGGTGGCCGACTACGACAAGCCCGCGCGCACGCGCATCCTCGAGCGCGAGGTGCAGAAGGGCGTGCACGAGAAGGTCCAGGGCGGGTACGGCAAGTACCAGGGCACCTGGATCCCCCTCGACGACGGCCGTCTGCTGGCCGAGCGCAACGGCGTGCTCGACAAGATGCGCGCCATCCTCGACTACCTCCCCGGCGACCGCAGCCCTCCGCCGGCGCCCAAGCACGCCACGGCCGCCTCGAACCGCATGAAGCCCCCGCGACAgagcgccgccgccgccagggCCGCCAAGAGCGCGACCGCGGCTGCGAATGCCATTGCGAGCGCCAATGCCGCCCAGAAGCACGTCTACTCGCTCGAGTCGATCCAGTCGTTCGTCGGCGCCCACTCGCACGCCAGCGACGACCCCTACGACACCCACTCGCAGCTGCCCTCGCACGCGCACTCGCACgcgcactcgcactcgcactcgcactcgcactccCACTCGCACGTGTTCCGCGACGACACCCCCGACAACGAGACGGTCGTGTCCGAGTCGATGCTCGGCGACCACGACCTGCTCGACGCTGCCCACTACTCGGCCGACAGCCGCAAGCGCAAGCGCGGCATGGACCAGATGTCGCTGCTcgaccagcagcaccagatCTGGGCCGACCAGCTGCTCGACTACTTCATGCTGCTCGACCACAAGGACGCCTACTCGTGGCCCGAGCCGCCGCCGGGCATCAACCTCGACCGCCCCATTGACGAAAAGGGCCACGCCGCCATGCACTGGGCCGCCGCCATGGGCGACGTCGCCGTCGTCAAGGAGCTGATCCACCGCGGCGCCCGCATCGACTGCCTCTCCAACAACCTCGAGACGCCGCTGATGCGCGCCGTCATGTTCACAAACAACTTCGACAAGGAGACCATGCCCTCCATGGTCAAGATCTTCCAGCAGACCGTCCACCGCACCGACTGGTTTGGCTCCACCGTCTTCCACCACATCGCCGCCACCACCAGCTCCTCCAACAAGTACGTCTGCGCCCGCTGGTACCTCGACTGCATCATCAACAAGCTCTCCGAGACCTGGATCCCCGACGAGGTCACGCGCCTGCTCAACGCCGCCGACCAGAACGGCGACACCGCCATCATGATCGCCGCCCGCAACGGCGCCCGCAAGTGCGTCCGCTCCCTCCTCGGCCGCAACGTCAGCGTCGACGTGCCCAACAAGAAGGGCGAGACGGCCGACGACCTGATCCGCGACCTCAACTCGCGCCGCCGCATGCACGGCCGTCCGCGGCAACCATCCTCGAGTCCCTTTGCACCGCCGCCTGAACACCGTCTCAACGGCTTTGGACGGGACCTCGAAGGCGGGCCTTTGCTGCCCGTCCAGCTGCCCAACGCCAGGGCAGAGCGCTCACCACCCCACCAATACCGCAGCCAAACAGCATCCCACCTCATGACCAAAGTCGCGCCTACACTACTGGAAAAATGCGAAGAGCTAGCCCTGGCCTATGAGTCCGAACTGCAAGAAAAAGAAGCCGAGTCTTTTGACGCCTCGCGCGTCGTCAAGCGGCGACAGGCCGAGCTCGAAGCCGTGCGCAAGCAGGTCAGCGAGCTGGAGAACCGCGTGCTGGATctcgacgacgaagacgtcGACACACGGCAAGAAGACGAGCTGAGCCAGCTAGTAGCCGAAGCCGAAAGCCTGCTCGAAATCGAGCAAAAAGCCGAACTGCGCCGTTTGCTCTCGGCCACGCCCCAGCAGGCcgcctcgacctcgacctcgacctcgacctcgacctcggaCGACGCACACGACAAGCTCCGCCTCGCGCTGCTGCTCTACCGCGCCCAGCTCGAGCGCAGAGACCTGGTTCGCGCCGTCGTCGCCAACCTCAGCGTTGCCGGCATGAGCGAGCGACAGGGCGTCTACAAGGGCCTCATCGCAAAGGCCCTCGGCGAGCGCGAGGAAGACGTCGAGTCCATGCTGCCCGAGATCCTGCGCGAGCTCGAGGAGGCGCAGACCCAGGAGCGCGCCGAGGGGCTGGAGACGAGTCCGCTGTGA